The sequence below is a genomic window from Fibrobacter sp. UWT2.
ATTCCACTTTCTCGATTTCTTCCATACGCTGGTTGAATTCCATGCCCTGCGCCTTGAGCTCATCGAGGCGGGCGTTACGAGCTTTGTTCTGCTGGATTCGCAGAATCGCTTCGGGGTTTTCAACGATACTTTCGCACAAAGTAATCACATCGAGTGCGTATTCGGGGCTTTCGCGGTCCAGTTTCGGAAGCGTATCGACTACGTACAGCGAAAGCGGCTGGTTCATCGAAAAGTCGTCTTGTAAGTCCATGTTCACGCGGAGCTTGCTATAGCCCGGTGCAATCGGTGTCACGAATTCAATGATATTCTTCTTGACAAGGCTCTTGAAAAGCTGAAAAGCGCGGTGCTGCAACTGTTTTTTGCTGGAGGCACTTTCGTGGCAATCCTTGAGCAAATTGCGCATGGCGGTACAACCGTCTGTAGGGCGGCTCAGAATGTTCAGGAGCATTCCGTGGCTTACCTGGAAGCTAGAAGTCAGCGGTTCCGGCGAAGCGGCAATCAAGCGCTTGTAGGTGCTTTCGTCAAAGGGGACGTAGCCGTGTTCGGGCGGTTTCTTTTTCTGGAATTTCTTGCCCGTCTGTTTCGTTTTCGCTTCGAGTTTCAAATTTTCGATGACGTGTTCAGGCGCTTGTGCGACCACGTAACCGATGTCGTCAAATCCCTTGCGGCCTGCACGGCCTGCAATCTGGTGGAAATCTCGGGCGGTCAAAATAGCCGTCTTGTCGCCACTGTATTTGCAGAGTTGCGTAAAAAGCACCGTTCGAATGGGCACGTTCACGCCTACGCCGAGCGTGTCGGTGCCGCAGATGACTTTGAGTAAACCTTTTTGTGCCAATTTTTCGCAGAGAATGCGGTACTTGGGCAAAAGTCCTGCGTGGTGGAGACCGATGCCTTGCTTGAGCCAGCGCTTGACTTCGGGACCGTAGGGGCTACTGAATCGGACTTCCTTGATGGCCTCGTTAATGGATTGCTTTTCTTCTTTAGTACACAGGTCCAGGCTCATGAAATTCTGGGCGTTGGTCGCCGCCGCTGCCTGCGTAAAATGCACCACGTAAACGGGTGCTTTTCCGCCTGAAACAAGCTTTTGTACCGTATTCGAAATTTCGGTTTCGGAATAGCTGAAATCAAGCGGAACCGGACGCTGCGAAGACCGCACCGTGACCGATTCGCGGCCCGTATGCTTTGTCATGTCGCGTTCGAAAAATTCGGTGGCGCCTACAGTGGCACTCATCAGTAAGAATCGCGACTGCGGAAGCGTGAGTAGCGGCACCTGCCAAGCAACACCGCGTTCCTTGTCGGAATAGTAGTGGAACTCGTCCATCACCACATCGGTAATCGTGAGTTGTTCACCTTCGTTCAGGGCCATGTTGCTTAAAATTTCGGCGGTGCAACAAAGGATCGGGGCGTCGTGATTGACGGTGGCGTCGCCTGTAGAAAGCCCCACGTTTTCGGCGCCGAATTCTTTACAAAGTGCCATCCATTTTTCGTTCACAAGGGCCTTGATGGGGCAGGTGTAAACGCTACGGCGGCCATGTGCCAAACTGTCGAAATGGAGCGCCAGGGCCACCATCGATTTCCCGGAACCCGTAGGCGTATTCAAAATGACGTTTTTGCCGTCCAAAAGCTCAAGGATAGCCTCTTCTTGAGCGGGGTAGAGTGTGGTGCCACGCGACTCTGCCCATGCCATAAACGAGTCCAATAGGGTCTCGGCGCCCTCACCGGCTTTGAATGGAACTTGAGGCAGGAATTCTTTAAGGCGTTTGGGGGCGTTTTCACTCATAAAGCCAAAGATAGCTTTTTTGTATAGCCCCTGTTTTTTCTAAATTATATCCGCATTGTGTTAGAGGAAGACCTTTCTATGGCGACATCGAAAAAAGAAGAAACCGATTTAGGTGAATTTTTAAAGATCCTTGTAAAGAACTGGCAGATTATGGCCCCAGTCATGTTGCTTTCGGCAATTATTGGAGTCTTCGTTGCCATGTGGGCACGTCCGATTTATCAGGTGGATGCCCTTTTACAGATTGAATCCAAGAATAGCAAGCCTTCTGGAATGATGGGTAGTCTCGGTGCCTTGTTTGCGACCAGTAGCCCCGCCGAAACAGAAATGGAACTGATCCGTAGCCGCCAGGTGATGGGATCCGCTGTCGAAAAGATGAGGCTTGACTTGGTTGCAGAACCTCTTGACAAGATGGATCGTCTGCTGCATAAAGAAGGCCGCCTTGAACTCAACAACTTCAATGTCCCCTGGGATAATGTTCCCAAGGAAGAAAGGGGAATGCCTTGGACTGTTGTTGCCAAGGATTCCTTAGGTAATTTTGAACTGTATGACCATAATAAGAATTTGGTCCTGTCTGGAGCTGCTGGGCAAACTTATCGTTTCCCCTATGCCGGTGATACGGCTTCTTTCGGTATTTTCCGCGCCGTCGTTCGTGAAGGTCAGCGCTTTGCCGTTTCCAAGATGAAGCGACTGGAAGCTATCGAGGCTTTCCGTAGCGCCTTCAAGGTTTCTGAAAAAGGAAAAAAGACCGGCATTCTCGAATTTTCGTACCAGGATATCTATCCCGATCGCGCCGTTGAAATCTTGAACGAGGTCGCCTCGTCGTACCTGCGTCAGAACGTTGAAGAACGTAACGCCGAAGCCCAAAAGACTTTGGAATTCTTGGAAAAGCAGTTGCCCGATGTCAAGGCTCAGATGGATTCTTCCCTCTTGAACTTGAATACCTATCGCAACCGCGTGGGTTCTGTGGATATCAATGCCGAAACGCAATTGGTTTTGCAGCAGCGTATGAAGTTGCAGCAAGATATTCTTGCTTTGCAACAGCGTAAGCAGAGCGCTATCCGCTTGTTCCATGCAGAACACCCCTCTGTAAAGACGTTGGAAGAACAGGAAAACGCCTTGAAGCGTGAACTTGCAGGAACGTCCAGCGCCGTGAAGAAATTGCCCGCTACCCAGCAGGAAGTGCTGAAACTCCAGAACGAGGTTGAATTGGCAAAGGTCATGTATACGACCATGCTCAACAACATTCAGCAACTGCGATTGGTGTCGGCTGGTGAAGTTGGTTCCGTCCGCATTATTGACTTTGCGGAACAGGTGACTAAGCCGACGAAACCCAAGAAAAAGATCATTCTTTGCGTTGCTCTGTTCCTGGGCTTCTTGCTTGGTGCTGCCATTGTCTCCATCAAGTCGAAGGTCAGCAGCGGCGTCAAGAGTGCCAACTTCATTGAAAAGGAAACAGGCTTTACGGTTTACGCCAAGGTTCCCAAGGGCAACCCCAAGGGCACCAAGGGTACAAGACCTCTTGCCGTGGTGGAACCCGACGATGTCGCTGTGGAATCGCTACGCGCCCTCCGCTCTTCTTTGGAATTCTCCATGATGGACGAAGGTGGCTCCATTGTTGGCGTGAGCGGCCTTATTCCGGGCGTGGGCAAGAGCTTTGTGTCCGTGAACTTGGCAGCCTTGTTTGCTGGACTTGGCAAGAAGGTGCTGCTGATCGATGCTGACCTTCGTAAGGGTCGTCTCCATAAGGAATTTGGCATCAAGCGCGGCAACGGCCTTTCTCAGGTGCTGTTGCGTGAAGTGGAAGCCGAATCGGTGGTGTTCCCCACGGAAGTTGAAAACCTGTTTGTGATTCCTTGTGGCAATGTTCCCAATAACCCGGCTGAATTGCTTGGATCCAAGCATTATGCCGAAGTCATAAACAAGTTCAAGAAAGAATACGACTTGGTTGTCATTGATACTCCGCCGATTATGCTTGTTACTGACGCCGCTCTCGCTTGCCATGTGGCTAGCCAGATTGTGATGGTGATTGAATACAATAAGCATTCTATCGATGCCATCAAGGACGGCATGGCCCAGATTCTCAAGGGTAATTCTAGCGCCCATGCTTCTATCGTAATTAACAAGTATGAACATAGCCGCACCGAAGGGTATGGCTACAAATACGGGAAGTACTAATGAAGGGAATCGTTCTCGCCGGAGGTTCCGGTACCAGGCTTTATCCGTTGACCATGGTGACTTCTAAGCAGCTTTTGCCTGTTTATGACAAGCCCATGATCTACTACCCGCTTTCTACTTTGATGCTGGCGGGCATTCGCGACATCCTCATTATTTCGACGCCTACGGATTTGCCGAATTTTGAGCGCTTGCTTGGTGATGGTTCCTCCATGGGATTGAACCTTTCTTACAAAGTGCAACCCAGCCCTGATGGCCTTGCACAGGCCTTTATTCTGGGTGAAGAATTTATTGGCAACGATTGCTGCGCCATGGTGCTCGGCGACAACATTTTCTACGGTAACGGTTTTAGCCCGCTTTTGAAGGCCGCCGTGAAGAATGCCGAAGAAAAGGGCCGTGCCAGTGTGTTCGGTTATTATGTGGAAGACCCGGAACGCTTTGGCGTGGTGGAATTCGACGAATCGGGCAAGGTGATTTCGGTCGAAGAAAAGCCGAAGGAACCCAAGAGCAACTATGCCATTACCGGTCTCTATTTCTACGACAATCGCGTGTCTGCATACGCTAAGGCCCAGAAGCCTAGTGCCCGTGGTGAACTTGAAATCACGGACTTGAACCGCGTATACTTGGAACAGGGCGAACTCGACGTGAAACTTTTGGGTCGTGGCTTTGCCTGGCTCGATACTGGAACCATGGACAGCTTGATTGAAGCGGGCGAGTTCGTGAAGATGGTGGAAAACCGCCAGGGTATCCAGATTTCTGCAGTTGAAGAAATTGCCTACATTAACGGCTGGATTACCAAGGATAAGCTCTTGGAATCTGCGGCCAAGTACGGAAAGTCGCCTTACGGCCAGCACCTGCGCAAGGTAGCCGAAGGCAAAATTCGTTACTAGTCTGCGAAAGAGCCGAGCGGTCTTTGCTTCTTACGGCAACTCGCCGCCGATCAATTCCATCTGCTTTTTGTAGATGTCCTTGCAGGCGTTTTCGCCGAGGTCAAGAAGCGTATTGAGCATGTTGCGATCGAAACTTGCGTGTTCGCCGGTGCCCTGCACTTCGATGAAGTTCTTGGCGTCTTGCATGACCACGTTCATATCGACATCGGCAGCAGAATCTTCTACGTAGCAAAGGTCGCAGAGCGGCTTGCCTGCAACGACTCCGACGGAAATTGCGGTAATGCCGTGCTGCAGAATTTGCTGCGTAAGACCGAGACGTTCCTTGATTTTCTTGAGGGCAATCGCAAGGGCGACGAAGCCGCCGATAATGCTTGCGGTACGGGTACCGCCGTCGGCTTCGATCACGTCGCAGTCGACCACGATAGCGTTTTCACCGAGGGCTGCCAGGTCGGCTGCGCCGCGCAGCGAGCGGCCCACAAGGCGCTGGATTTCTTGCGTACGGCCGCTCGCGCCCTTGCGCTCGCGTTCCACACGCTTACCCGTACTCTGCGGGAGCAAGCTATATTCAGCCGTAATCCAACCGGTGCCTTTACCGGCGAGCCAATCAGGAACCTTTGGGAGGAGTGTCGCGTTACAGATAACGCGGGTACGACCCATTTCAATCAGAACAGAACCATCGGCGCTCGAAATAAAGCCCGTGGTCATTTTAAGGTTGCGGTATTCGTCAAACTTTCTGTCGGTACGTTCGTATGCCATATTCTGCCTCTTAATATTTCAAAGTTTCAATCACGCCTTTCTTGAAGGTGCCCAGAATGTACATGTTGTTCGTGTAGTTCTTGAGTTCGACAAGGGCTTCCTTGGCGCGGTCTTCGTTCACGTTTGCTTCGAAGGACACGTGGAAAATGTATTCCCACGGCTTGTCCGGGTGCGGACGGCTTTCGCAACGAGTCAAGTTGATGCCGCGCTTGGCGAAGCATCCTAGCGCATTGTAGAGAGCTCCGACGGCATTGTTGTCGGCAAGTTCAAACAGCATGGTCGTCTTGGCGCCTTCAATGGTATCGAAGGCTGCGGGAACCTTTTGAATTCCGTAGAAACGGGTGAAGTTCGTGCCCTTCAAATTTTCGAGGCCAGCCTTCAGAATGTCCAGGTTGTAAATCTTCGCGGCATAGGCGCTTGCGATGGCGCCTTCGTCTTTAGCCTTGCGTGCGGCGAGCTCTTCGGCAGAGCCTGCGGTATCAAAAGCCGGAACCGCCTTGATCTGCGGATTTTCGGCAAAGAACTTGGAACACTGTGCAAGTGCCTGCGGGTGGCTGTAAACGCGCTTGAGGTCGCCAAGCTTGACACCCGGCATCACGCACAAGGTGTGTTCGATGCGGAGCATGACTTCGCCCACAATACGGTGACGCCACTTGTAAAGCAAATCGTAGTTCGCCTCGATGGAGCCTGCCGTCGAGTTTTCGATAGGAATGGCACCGCCATCGGCTTCGCCCGTTTCGATTGCCTGGTAGATTTCTTCGAAAGTGTCCATCGGGAGCGTTTCGATATCTTCGCCAAACAGATAATGTGCGGCGCAATCG
It includes:
- a CDS encoding RNA helicase; the encoded protein is MSENAPKRLKEFLPQVPFKAGEGAETLLDSFMAWAESRGTTLYPAQEEAILELLDGKNVILNTPTGSGKSMVALALHFDSLAHGRRSVYTCPIKALVNEKWMALCKEFGAENVGLSTGDATVNHDAPILCCTAEILSNMALNEGEQLTITDVVMDEFHYYSDKERGVAWQVPLLTLPQSRFLLMSATVGATEFFERDMTKHTGRESVTVRSSQRPVPLDFSYSETEISNTVQKLVSGGKAPVYVVHFTQAAAATNAQNFMSLDLCTKEEKQSINEAIKEVRFSSPYGPEVKRWLKQGIGLHHAGLLPKYRILCEKLAQKGLLKVICGTDTLGVGVNVPIRTVLFTQLCKYSGDKTAILTARDFHQIAGRAGRKGFDDIGYVVAQAPEHVIENLKLEAKTKQTGKKFQKKKPPEHGYVPFDESTYKRLIAASPEPLTSSFQVSHGMLLNILSRPTDGCTAMRNLLKDCHESASSKKQLQHRAFQLFKSLVKKNIIEFVTPIAPGYSKLRVNMDLQDDFSMNQPLSLYVVDTLPKLDRESPEYALDVITLCESIVENPEAILRIQQNKARNARLDELKAQGMEFNQRMEEIEKVEYPKPLRDFIYDTFNAFAEEHPWVDENIEPKSIVREMFENFSTFSGYVKQYGLQRMEAILLRHLNSVYKVLSQTVPDGYKNEELLDMQDYLGDMIRRTDSSLLEEWEKMAHPEDYQKRLEAAGATELETAFGADKVAADITYDKKHFIVMVRQRIFQLMSALQKQAYSDVLDMLADDLAEGQMLVDGEGKPWTENGLMEIMAAYTAEHHNFRLDVEGRSLHHTIITYEGEIMHVQQMLQDEEDFNDWSIDFDVNLTECRDAGMPLLKMTRIGEV
- a CDS encoding polysaccharide biosynthesis tyrosine autokinase; amino-acid sequence: MATSKKEETDLGEFLKILVKNWQIMAPVMLLSAIIGVFVAMWARPIYQVDALLQIESKNSKPSGMMGSLGALFATSSPAETEMELIRSRQVMGSAVEKMRLDLVAEPLDKMDRLLHKEGRLELNNFNVPWDNVPKEERGMPWTVVAKDSLGNFELYDHNKNLVLSGAAGQTYRFPYAGDTASFGIFRAVVREGQRFAVSKMKRLEAIEAFRSAFKVSEKGKKTGILEFSYQDIYPDRAVEILNEVASSYLRQNVEERNAEAQKTLEFLEKQLPDVKAQMDSSLLNLNTYRNRVGSVDINAETQLVLQQRMKLQQDILALQQRKQSAIRLFHAEHPSVKTLEEQENALKRELAGTSSAVKKLPATQQEVLKLQNEVELAKVMYTTMLNNIQQLRLVSAGEVGSVRIIDFAEQVTKPTKPKKKIILCVALFLGFLLGAAIVSIKSKVSSGVKSANFIEKETGFTVYAKVPKGNPKGTKGTRPLAVVEPDDVAVESLRALRSSLEFSMMDEGGSIVGVSGLIPGVGKSFVSVNLAALFAGLGKKVLLIDADLRKGRLHKEFGIKRGNGLSQVLLREVEAESVVFPTEVENLFVIPCGNVPNNPAELLGSKHYAEVINKFKKEYDLVVIDTPPIMLVTDAALACHVASQIVMVIEYNKHSIDAIKDGMAQILKGNSSAHASIVINKYEHSRTEGYGYKYGKY
- the rfbA gene encoding glucose-1-phosphate thymidylyltransferase RfbA, which translates into the protein MKGIVLAGGSGTRLYPLTMVTSKQLLPVYDKPMIYYPLSTLMLAGIRDILIISTPTDLPNFERLLGDGSSMGLNLSYKVQPSPDGLAQAFILGEEFIGNDCCAMVLGDNIFYGNGFSPLLKAAVKNAEEKGRASVFGYYVEDPERFGVVEFDESGKVISVEEKPKEPKSNYAITGLYFYDNRVSAYAKAQKPSARGELEITDLNRVYLEQGELDVKLLGRGFAWLDTGTMDSLIEAGEFVKMVENRQGIQISAVEEIAYINGWITKDKLLESAAKYGKSPYGQHLRKVAEGKIRY
- the rph gene encoding ribonuclease PH; its protein translation is MAYERTDRKFDEYRNLKMTTGFISSADGSVLIEMGRTRVICNATLLPKVPDWLAGKGTGWITAEYSLLPQSTGKRVERERKGASGRTQEIQRLVGRSLRGAADLAALGENAIVVDCDVIEADGGTRTASIIGGFVALAIALKKIKERLGLTQQILQHGITAISVGVVAGKPLCDLCYVEDSAADVDMNVVMQDAKNFIEVQGTGEHASFDRNMLNTLLDLGENACKDIYKKQMELIGGELP
- a CDS encoding prephenate dehydratase; this translates as MKKIAFQGRKGAYSDCAAHYLFGEDIETLPMDTFEEIYQAIETGEADGGAIPIENSTAGSIEANYDLLYKWRHRIVGEVMLRIEHTLCVMPGVKLGDLKRVYSHPQALAQCSKFFAENPQIKAVPAFDTAGSAEELAARKAKDEGAIASAYAAKIYNLDILKAGLENLKGTNFTRFYGIQKVPAAFDTIEGAKTTMLFELADNNAVGALYNALGCFAKRGINLTRCESRPHPDKPWEYIFHVSFEANVNEDRAKEALVELKNYTNNMYILGTFKKGVIETLKY